The sequence ATAAAAATGATTTCGGTCATATTTTCGTTCTTGCGGGTTCGGTAGGATTTACTGGCGCCGCAACGTTAACCAGTATTTCGGCATTACGTGCCGGAGCAGGGTTGGTTACGCTTGGTATTCCGAAGAGCCTGAATGATATTATGGAAATGAAACTAACCGAGGTCATGACGCTTCCGTTACCGGAAACCAATGCGCAAAGTTTATCACTTGAAGCAGAGCCGGCGATTATGAATTTTACGAAAAAAGCTACCGTTTTAGCAATCGGTCCCGGATTATCGCTGAATGATGAAACCAAGCAATTGGTTCGCCGAATAGTAACCCAGTCAACGCTCCCGATGGTTATTGATGCGGATGGAATAACCGCAATTGCTGAGAATGTTTCTATATTAAAGGAAGCGAAATCGCCAATTATCTTAACTCCACATCCGGGGGAAATGGCACGGCTTATCCATTCTATAACAAAAATAGTTCAATCTGACCGGATAGAACTTGCGCGCCGGTTTGCGCAGGAATATAATGTTATTTTGGTTCTAAAAGGAGCAAGAACGGTTATCGCTGATCCGACCGGACAAGTGTATATTAACCCGACAGGAAATTCTGGAATGGCATCAGCTGGGGTTGGAGATGTCTTAACCGGATTAATTGCCGGTTTCCTTGGTCAGAAATTATCGCCACTAAATAGTGCGTTACTTGGCGTTTATCTCCATGGGCTATCAGCTGATTTAGCAGTTGAAAATCTTACCTCATATTGTCTCATCGCAAGTGATATTCTCGATTATCTTCCTCACGCAATTAAGACATTGTGAATGAGTTGACGCATATCGAACCGTTTTAATTGGCTCTAATTCAATTAATTCGTTATATTATATTTTTAACTGTTTTCATACGCAGTTTTTATCTCTTTTTTAACTTAATATTGAAAACACAAATCCCACCCCCACTCCCCCCACGATGCCATTTTGGCATTGT is a genomic window of bacterium containing:
- a CDS encoding NAD(P)H-hydrate dehydratase translates to TVRVYLTTKPNELSLDAKSNLKRYLKLQRAPKPITITSERLRNLKEMLNDFNLIIDGLFGTGMKGDITGFYADLIFILNESRKPIVAIDIPSGLNANTGEPLGIAIRATLTVTLGLPKPGLITYPGVEYIGKLVIADIGLPQDLIADEKITLNLLTASEIKSLLPVRKPDAHKNDFGHIFVLAGSVGFTGAATLTSISALRAGAGLVTLGIPKSLNDIMEMKLTEVMTLPLPETNAQSLSLEAEPAIMNFTKKATVLAIGPGLSLNDETKQLVRRIVTQSTLPMVIDADGITAIAENVSILKEAKSPIILTPHPGEMARLIHSITKIVQSDRIELARRFAQEYNVILVLKGARTVIADPTGQVYINPTGNSGMASAGVGDVLTGLIAGFLGQKLSPLNSALLGVYLHGLSADLAVENLTSYCLIASDILDYLPHAIKTL